From Blastochloris viridis, one genomic window encodes:
- a CDS encoding cation:proton antiporter, with protein MPSPIEPGFYREALVFLGTAGVVIPLMARIRVSPVLGFLVAGLALGPHSLGRLAESAPWLGVIAITSHDTVDQLAELGIVFLLFTIGLELSFDRLWTMRRMVFGLGMLQVTVTTAAIGAIAWSFGNPFNASLVIGACLALSSTPIVLQLLAEQRRLASVAGRTIFAVLLAQDLAVVPILFLVAVFGNTAADTVTGALAGHSVLAGLLVAVLQGAVAVAVIIGFGRIILRPLFRLVALTRNRELFMAAILFVVVGTSLITHFANLSMALGAFLAGLLLSETEFRREVEVDIEPFKGMLLGLFFISVGMRIDPLQVASEPALLGLSIFGMVLLKIAVIGVLARLFGLAWPVAVEASLLLAGGGEFAFLVLGLARSGGLMPAEIEQFMLLVASGTMLLTPLLARLGGQAGLRARRAAALAAGHDDPGPIESGRTIVVGFGRVGRLVGELLQGEDRPFIAIDRNADAVASARKAGFSAVYGDATRPDFLRRCGLADAPAVVVTMDDPTAAEHVVAAVRAERSEVPVVARARDAAHAVRLFRLGATDVVPEAMEASLDLASAALQTLGGSRDEVHAAIRAKRELLKAPLRAGRPAQ; from the coding sequence ATGCCCTCCCCGATCGAACCCGGATTCTATCGCGAAGCGCTGGTATTTCTCGGCACGGCGGGTGTCGTCATTCCTTTGATGGCGCGGATCAGGGTGAGCCCAGTGCTGGGCTTTCTCGTCGCCGGCCTCGCGCTTGGGCCACACAGCCTAGGCCGGCTGGCAGAGAGCGCGCCCTGGCTCGGCGTCATCGCCATCACCTCGCACGACACGGTCGATCAGCTCGCCGAACTCGGCATCGTCTTCCTGTTGTTCACCATCGGGCTGGAACTGTCGTTCGATCGGCTGTGGACCATGCGGCGCATGGTGTTCGGCCTCGGCATGCTGCAGGTCACCGTGACCACGGCCGCTATTGGTGCAATCGCCTGGTCGTTCGGCAACCCGTTCAACGCCTCGCTGGTGATCGGCGCCTGCCTGGCGCTGTCCTCCACCCCGATCGTGCTGCAGTTGCTCGCCGAGCAGCGCCGCCTCGCCTCGGTGGCCGGTCGCACCATCTTCGCGGTTCTGCTGGCGCAGGATCTGGCGGTGGTGCCGATCCTGTTCCTGGTGGCCGTGTTCGGCAACACCGCCGCCGACACCGTCACCGGCGCGCTAGCCGGCCACTCGGTGCTGGCCGGCCTGCTGGTCGCGGTGCTGCAGGGCGCAGTGGCGGTGGCAGTCATCATCGGCTTCGGCCGCATCATCTTGAGGCCGCTGTTCCGCCTGGTGGCGCTGACCCGCAACCGCGAGCTGTTCATGGCCGCGATCCTGTTCGTGGTGGTCGGCACCTCGCTCATCACTCACTTTGCCAATTTGTCGATGGCGCTCGGTGCCTTCCTCGCCGGCCTGCTGTTGTCCGAAACCGAGTTCCGCCGCGAAGTCGAGGTCGACATCGAGCCGTTCAAGGGCATGCTGCTCGGCCTGTTCTTCATCTCGGTCGGCATGCGCATCGACCCGCTGCAGGTGGCGAGCGAGCCGGCGCTGCTCGGCCTGTCGATCTTCGGCATGGTGCTGCTCAAGATCGCCGTAATCGGCGTGCTGGCACGGTTGTTCGGTCTGGCATGGCCGGTGGCAGTGGAGGCAAGCCTGCTGCTCGCCGGCGGCGGTGAGTTCGCCTTCCTGGTGCTCGGCCTTGCCCGCTCCGGCGGGCTGATGCCCGCCGAGATCGAACAGTTCATGCTGCTGGTGGCGTCCGGAACCATGCTGCTGACGCCGCTGCTGGCGAGGCTGGGCGGCCAGGCCGGGCTACGGGCACGGCGCGCGGCGGCGCTCGCCGCCGGCCACGACGACCCCGGCCCGATCGAGAGCGGGCGCACCATCGTGGTCGGGTTCGGCCGGGTCGGGCGCCTGGTCGGCGAGTTGCTGCAGGGCGAGGACCGCCCCTTCATCGCCATCGACCGCAACGCCGACGCCGTCGCCAGCGCCCGCAAAGCTGGGTTCAGCGCCGTCTATGGCGACGCCACCCGCCCCGATTTCCTGCGCAGATGCGGCCTTGCCGACGCCCCGGCGGTGGTGGTGACGATGGACGACCCCACCGCCGCCGAGCATGTGGTGGCGGCGGTGCGGGCCGAACGCAGCGAGGTGCCGGTGGTGGCGCGGGCGCGCGATGCCGCCCACGCGGTGCGGCTGTTCCGGCTCGGCGCCACCGACGTGGTGCCCGAGGCCATGGAAGCCAGCCTCGACCTCGCCAGCGCCGCGCTGCAGACGCTGGGCGGCTCGCGCGATGAGGTTCACGCTGCCATCCGTGCCAAGCGTGAGCTGCTGAAGGCACCGCTGCGGGCCGGCCGCCCGGCGCAGTGA
- a CDS encoding NADP-dependent isocitrate dehydrogenase, with amino-acid sequence MAKIKVTGTVVELDGDEMTRIIWHYIRDKLIHPYLDVKLDYYDLSVEHRDATSDQVTIDAANAIKRHGVGVKCATITPDEARVTEFNLKEMWKSPNGTIRNILGGVIFREPIICQNVPRLVPGWTQPIVIGRHAYGDQYRATDFRFPGKGTLTLKFVGDDGQVIEKDVFKAPGSGVTLAMYNLDESIRDFARASMNYALGRGYPLYLSTKNTILKAYDGRFKDLFQEVFDAEFKDAFDKAKITYEHRLIDDMVASAMKWSGGYVWACKNYDGDVQSDTVAQGFGSLGLMTSVLMTPDGQIVEAEAAHGTVTRHYREHQKGRETSTNSIASIFAWTRGLIHRAKLDGNGDLRHFAETLEKVCVDTVEAGFMTKDLALLVGPDQTWLSTTGFLDKIDANLKTAMATA; translated from the coding sequence ATGGCAAAGATCAAGGTGACCGGCACCGTCGTCGAACTCGACGGCGACGAGATGACCCGTATCATCTGGCATTATATTCGCGACAAGCTGATCCATCCTTATCTCGACGTGAAGCTGGATTACTACGATCTTTCGGTCGAGCATCGCGATGCCACCAGCGATCAGGTGACCATCGACGCCGCCAACGCCATCAAGCGCCATGGCGTCGGCGTCAAGTGCGCCACCATCACGCCCGACGAGGCCCGCGTCACCGAGTTCAATCTCAAGGAGATGTGGAAGTCGCCGAACGGCACCATCCGCAACATCCTGGGCGGCGTGATCTTCCGCGAGCCGATCATCTGCCAGAACGTGCCGCGCCTGGTGCCGGGCTGGACCCAGCCGATCGTGATCGGCCGTCACGCCTATGGCGACCAGTACCGCGCCACCGACTTCAGGTTCCCCGGCAAGGGCACGCTGACGCTGAAGTTCGTCGGCGACGACGGCCAGGTCATCGAGAAGGACGTGTTCAAGGCGCCGGGGTCGGGCGTCACGCTGGCAATGTACAACCTTGATGAATCGATCAGGGATTTCGCCCGCGCGTCGATGAACTATGCGCTGGGTCGCGGCTATCCGCTCTATCTCTCGACCAAGAACACCATCCTGAAGGCCTATGACGGTCGTTTCAAGGACCTGTTCCAGGAGGTGTTCGACGCCGAGTTCAAGGACGCCTTCGACAAGGCCAAGATCACCTACGAGCACCGCCTGATCGACGACATGGTGGCCTCGGCGATGAAGTGGTCGGGCGGCTACGTCTGGGCCTGCAAGAACTACGACGGCGACGTGCAGTCCGACACGGTGGCTCAAGGGTTCGGCTCGCTCGGCCTGATGACCTCGGTGCTGATGACGCCGGACGGCCAGATCGTCGAGGCCGAGGCCGCCCATGGCACGGTGACGCGCCATTATCGCGAGCACCAGAAGGGCCGCGAGACCTCGACCAACTCGATCGCCTCGATCTTCGCCTGGACCCGCGGCCTGATCCACCGCGCCAAGCTCGACGGCAATGGCGACCTGCGCCACTTCGCCGAGACGCTGGAGAAGGTGTGCGTCGACACCGTCGAGGCCGGCTTCATGACCAAGGACCTCGCGCTCCTGGTCGGCCCCGACCAGACGTGGCTGTCGACCACCGGCTTCCTCGACAAGATCGACGCCAACCTCAAGACGGCGATGGCTACAGCCTGA